A genomic window from Flavobacterium phycosphaerae includes:
- a CDS encoding M23 family metallopeptidase yields MKNFWFIVLITALALGQSQYPKEYFRSPLDIPLQLAGNFGELRSNHIHSGFDFKTQQKEGLNVYAAADGYVSRIKISEIGYGKAIYITHPNGFTTVYGHLQSGFGEVEKLIKKEQYKAKSYEIDVAFAPNDLIIKKGDIVGISGNTGGSDGPHLHFEIRDTQSEKIINPLYFGFDALIPDDKRPIVNSLWVYPLDGNTVVNQSKRPISVNLSLQDDGSYIAETIAATGKIGFGITTIDYDNVSWNANGVFSVQTFLNGKPDFSYQFDTFAFDETRYVNALIDYGRYKKLGQRVQRLFTENLYPLSIIKPGMANGIISVAGNVSQSYRIEVADFSGNSTKIFIPIQYANLPAKVNEVPIISNYLVKAKKDNIFTLDNVTVSFPANTFLADFYMNFSVKNGLAVIHDDVVPAFSNFSVTFEDSVSTEKAKEKMFIGLVDGKKTYFYNTKRYKNSFTIYTKYLGDYKLLRDGMPPKIKSDKRIGGKWISNLNTLQFTVSDDLSGIKSYEGSLNGKWILLEYESKTKKLIHRFADGIVAEGKNDLKITVTDNVGNSTIFETQFFRSQKP; encoded by the coding sequence ATGAAGAATTTTTGGTTTATAGTACTGATTACGGCTTTGGCATTGGGACAATCTCAATATCCGAAAGAGTATTTTCGTTCTCCTTTGGATATTCCTTTGCAATTGGCAGGTAATTTTGGGGAATTGCGCTCCAATCATATTCATTCCGGTTTCGATTTTAAAACTCAGCAAAAAGAAGGATTGAATGTTTATGCCGCTGCCGATGGGTATGTGTCCCGAATAAAAATTTCTGAAATAGGTTACGGAAAAGCGATTTATATCACACATCCTAATGGCTTTACTACTGTCTATGGCCATTTGCAATCGGGTTTTGGCGAAGTTGAAAAGCTAATCAAAAAAGAACAATATAAAGCCAAATCTTATGAAATTGATGTTGCGTTTGCACCAAATGATTTGATTATTAAAAAAGGTGATATTGTCGGAATCTCAGGGAATACAGGCGGTTCTGACGGGCCGCATTTGCATTTTGAAATCCGTGATACGCAATCGGAGAAAATTATTAATCCGTTGTATTTTGGTTTTGATGCTTTGATTCCCGATGATAAACGCCCCATTGTAAATAGTTTATGGGTGTATCCTTTGGATGGGAATACTGTTGTGAACCAATCTAAAAGACCGATTTCAGTGAATTTGTCATTGCAAGATGATGGCAGTTATATCGCTGAAACCATAGCCGCCACAGGAAAAATAGGTTTCGGAATTACCACTATTGATTATGATAATGTTTCTTGGAATGCCAATGGGGTTTTCAGTGTACAGACTTTCTTAAACGGCAAACCCGATTTCAGTTACCAATTTGATACGTTTGCTTTTGATGAAACCCGCTATGTCAATGCTTTAATCGATTATGGTCGCTATAAAAAACTGGGACAACGGGTACAAAGATTGTTTACGGAAAATTTGTATCCGTTAAGTATTATAAAACCCGGAATGGCTAACGGAATTATCAGTGTTGCCGGAAATGTTTCTCAATCATATCGCATAGAAGTGGCCGATTTTAGCGGAAATAGTACTAAAATATTTATCCCAATTCAATATGCTAATTTGCCTGCCAAAGTCAATGAAGTACCCATAATTTCAAATTATTTGGTCAAAGCCAAAAAGGACAATATTTTTACTTTAGATAATGTAACGGTTTCGTTTCCGGCCAATACATTCTTAGCCGATTTTTATATGAATTTCTCAGTAAAAAACGGTTTAGCTGTTATTCACGATGACGTAGTGCCGGCTTTTTCTAATTTTTCGGTCACTTTTGAAGATTCTGTTTCAACAGAAAAAGCGAAGGAAAAGATGTTTATCGGACTTGTTGACGGAAAAAAAACGTATTTCTACAATACTAAACGCTATAAAAATTCGTTTACCATTTATACCAAATATTTGGGAGATTACAAATTACTGAGAGATGGCATGCCGCCCAAAATTAAAAGCGATAAACGAATTGGTGGCAAATGGATTAGCAATTTAAACACTTTGCAATTCACTGTTTCCGATGATTTATCAGGGATTAAGAGTTACGAAGGGTCTTTAAACGGCAAATGGATTTTGCTGGAATATGAATCTAAAACCAAAAAACTCATTCACCGTTTTGCTGATGGTATCGTCGCTGAAGGCAAAAATGATTTAAAAATCACAGTTACTGATAATGTTGGAAATTCTACTATCTTTGAAACACAATTTTTTAGAAGTCAAAAACCTTAA
- a CDS encoding cell division protein ZapA: MEDKLKIKLSIADRVYPLTVDMSQEEGLRSASKKIDAMIKQFEENYAVRDKQDVLAMCALQFASQVEQKQVDSSMDSKDLERLKKINDLLFDYLEKK; the protein is encoded by the coding sequence ATGGAGGATAAGCTTAAAATAAAACTATCAATTGCCGACAGAGTTTATCCGTTAACGGTTGACATGTCACAGGAAGAAGGCCTTAGAAGCGCTTCCAAAAAAATTGATGCTATGATTAAGCAATTCGAAGAAAACTATGCCGTTCGCGACAAACAAGATGTATTAGCCATGTGTGCTTTACAGTTTGCTTCTCAAGTTGAACAAAAGCAAGTTGACAGTTCCATGGATAGTAAAGATTTGGAGCGATTGAAAAAAATTAATGATTTATTATTCGATTATCTCGAAAAAAAATAA
- the rny gene encoding ribonuclease Y — MGTILIIIALIAGVGGGFGIAKYLEKNNVSNMIKNAKKEAASILRDANVEAENIKKDKLLQAKEKFLELKSEHEKEILNKDKKIAEVEKRTRDKESQVSSELAKAKKVNDDFEAKTNEYNSKIELLDKKQQELEKLHKSQVEQLEVISGLSAEDAREQLVESLKAEAKTKAMSHIQDTIEEAKLTAQQEAKKVIINTIQRVGTEEAVENCVSVFNIESDDVKGRIIGREGRNIRALEAATGVEIIVDDTPEAIILSCFDPVRREIARLSLHKLVTDGRIHPARIEEVVAKTTKQIDDEIIEVGKRTVIDLGIHGLHPELIKVVGRMKYRSSYGQNLLQHSREVSKLCGIMAAELGLNVKLAKRAGLLHDIGKVPDTESDLPHALLGMQWAEKYGEKEEVCNAIGAHHDEIEMKYLISPIIQVCDAISGARPGARRQVLDSYIQRLKDLENIAFGFNGVKNAYAIQAGRELRVIVESEKVSDENAANLSFEISQKIQTEMTYPGQVKITVIRETRAVNIAK; from the coding sequence ATGGGAACTATACTAATTATAATTGCTTTAATCGCAGGAGTCGGCGGAGGTTTTGGAATTGCAAAATACCTCGAAAAAAACAACGTCTCCAATATGATTAAGAATGCTAAAAAAGAAGCTGCTTCTATTTTAAGAGATGCTAACGTGGAAGCCGAAAACATTAAAAAAGACAAGCTACTTCAGGCCAAAGAAAAATTCTTGGAGCTGAAATCGGAACATGAAAAAGAGATCTTAAACAAAGACAAGAAAATTGCCGAAGTAGAAAAAAGAACCCGAGACAAAGAATCTCAAGTTTCAAGCGAATTGGCCAAAGCTAAAAAAGTAAACGATGATTTCGAAGCCAAAACCAATGAATACAACTCAAAAATTGAGCTGTTAGACAAGAAACAACAAGAACTTGAAAAACTGCATAAGAGTCAGGTGGAACAACTAGAGGTAATCTCTGGTCTTTCAGCTGAAGATGCTCGAGAGCAATTGGTAGAAAGCTTAAAAGCAGAAGCCAAAACCAAGGCAATGTCGCACATTCAAGACACCATTGAAGAAGCTAAATTGACGGCTCAACAAGAGGCTAAAAAAGTAATCATCAACACCATTCAACGCGTCGGAACAGAAGAAGCAGTAGAAAATTGTGTATCTGTTTTCAATATTGAATCAGATGATGTTAAAGGAAGAATCATTGGCCGTGAAGGAAGAAACATCCGTGCTTTGGAAGCGGCTACAGGAGTAGAAATTATTGTAGACGATACTCCGGAAGCTATCATCCTTTCCTGTTTTGACCCGGTTAGACGTGAAATCGCCCGTTTGTCTTTACACAAATTGGTAACTGACGGCAGAATTCACCCGGCCAGAATTGAAGAAGTAGTAGCCAAAACGACCAAACAAATCGATGACGAAATCATTGAAGTAGGTAAACGTACGGTAATCGATTTAGGAATACACGGTTTACATCCTGAATTAATCAAAGTAGTCGGAAGAATGAAATACCGTTCTTCTTATGGACAAAACCTATTGCAACACTCGCGCGAAGTTTCTAAGCTTTGTGGTATCATGGCTGCCGAATTAGGATTGAACGTGAAATTAGCGAAACGTGCCGGTTTACTTCACGATATCGGGAAAGTGCCGGATACGGAAAGTGATTTACCACACGCTTTATTGGGAATGCAATGGGCTGAGAAGTATGGCGAAAAAGAAGAAGTTTGTAACGCCATCGGAGCGCACCACGATGAGATCGAAATGAAATACTTAATCTCTCCAATCATTCAGGTGTGTGATGCTATTTCAGGAGCAAGACCGGGTGCAAGACGTCAAGTTTTAGATTCTTATATCCAACGTTTAAAAGACTTAGAAAACATTGCCTTTGGCTTTAACGGTGTTAAAAATGCTTATGCCATTCAAGCCGGACGCGAACTACGCGTTATAGTTGAAAGTGAAAAAGTAAGTGA